Proteins encoded in a region of the Oenanthe melanoleuca isolate GR-GAL-2019-014 chromosome 27, OMel1.0, whole genome shotgun sequence genome:
- the MLX gene encoding max-like protein X isoform X2 codes for MSRRTEQRGTESSGPVQLRRGSGAPCGPPVDAAYGDNGLDSALFMENARKGSIVSRANSIGSTSASSVPNTDDEDSDYHQESYKESYKDKRRRAHTQAEQKRRDAIKKGYNDLQAIVPTCEQQDFSISSQKLSKAIVLQKTIDYIQFLHKEKKKQEEEVATLRKDVMALKIMKVNYEQIVKAHQDNPNEGKNQISDEVKFNVFQGIMDSLFQSFNASISVTSFQELSACVFSWIEEHCKPQTLRDVVIGVLHKVKNQLY; via the exons ATGAGCCGGCGTACGGAGCAGCGTGGGACCGAGAGCAGCGGCCCCGTCCAGCTCCGGCGAGGGTCCGGGGCGCCCTGCGGTCCCCCG GTGGACGCGGCCTACGGCGACAATGGCCTGGACTCCG CACTCTTCATGGAAAATGCCCGGAAAGGCAGCATAGTGTCCCGGGCCAACAGCATCGGCTCCACCAGTGCTTCTTCTGTCCCCAACACAG ATGATGAGGACAGTGACTACCATCAGGAGTCCTACAAGGAGTCCTACAAGGACAAGCGCCGCCGGGCACACACGCAGGCTGAGCAGAAGCGCAGAGATGCCATCAAG AAAGGCTACAATGACTTGCAGGCCATCGTCCCcacctgtgagcagcaggatttCTCCATCAGCTCACAGAAGCTGAGCAAGGCCATTGTGCTCCAGAAAA CTATTGACTACATCCAGTTCctgcacaaggaaaagaaaaagcaggaggaggaagttGCTACCCTCAGGAAAGATGTGATGGCCTTGAAGATCATGAAAGT GAACTATGAGCAGATTGTGAAAGCTCATCAGGACAACCCAAATGAGGGGAAGAACCAGATCTCTGACGAGGTGAAGTTCAATGTTTTCCAAGGCATCATGGACTCCCTGTTCCAGTCTTTCAATGCCTCAATCTCTGTAACGAGTTTCCAGGAGCTCTCAGCATGTGTCTTCAGCTGGATTGAGGAGCACTGCAAGCCCCAG ACGCTGCGGGATGTTGTCATCGGGGTCCTGCACAAGGTGAAGAACCAGCTCTACTGA
- the NAGLU gene encoding alpha-N-acetylglucosaminidase has product MAVRRGPEPGPEPGLAPGPGLALPLLLLLAATAARAGDARQEEAVRALARRLLGPRAAAVSLSVDPALAAGGPDTYRLWSPPGAAVAVAATGSSGVAAAAGLYRYLRDFCGCHLSWSGAQLRLPDPLPRLRAEIRAAAPGRYRYYQNVCAQSYSFAWWDWARWEREIDWMALSGINLAPAFAGQEAVWQRVYRNLGLNQSEIDKYFTGPAFLAWNRMGNLRRWAGPLPPAWHFKQLYLQYRIVERMRSLGMTTVLPAFAGHVPQGILRVFPHVNATRLGRWSHFDCTYSCIYLLDPEDPMFQVIGTLFLKELIKEFGTDHVYSADTFNEMTPLSSDPAYLSRVSNAVFRSMTGADPKALWLMQGWLFQHQPDFWQPAQVRALLHGVPLGRMIVLDLFAESKPVYQWTESFYGQPFIWCMLHNFGGNHGLFGTVEAINHGPFAARRFPNSTMVGTGLVPEGIEQNDMVYELMNELGWRQEPLDLPSWVTRYAERRYGAPSAAAAGAWRLLLRSVYNCTGVCVNHNRSPLVRRPSLHMDTELWYNASDVYEAWRLLLSAGAELGHSPTFLYDLVDVTRQAAQQLVSDYYLSIRQAFQSHALPELLTAGGVLVYDLLPELDSLLSSHSLFLLGRWLESARATATSDREAEQYELNARNQVTLWGPSGNILDYANKQLGGLVLDYYTVRWSLFVSALVESLNSGRPFHQDQFNQAVFQVERGFIYNKKRYPAVPAGDTMEISRKLFLKYYPSALRRSLAGPA; this is encoded by the exons ATGGCGGTGCGGCGGGGGCCGGAACCGGGACCCGAACCGGGACTGGCTCCGGGACCGGGGCTGGCGCTGCcgttgctgctgctgctggcggcgacggcggcgcgggcgggggACGCGCGGCAGGAGGAGGCGGTGCGGGCGCTGGCGCGGCGCCTGCTCGGCCCTCGGGCCGCCGCCGTGTCGCTGTCGGTGGACCCGGCGCTGGCGGCTGGCGGGCCTGACACCTACCGGCTGTGGTCGCCTCCCGGCGCCGCCGTGGCCGTGGCCGCAACGGGCTCCAGCGGCGTGGCGGCGGCCGCCGGCCTCTATCGCTACCTGCGGGACTTCTGCGGCTGCCACCTGTCGTGGTCCGGGGCGCAGCTCCGCCTGCCAGACCCGCTGCCGCGGCTGCGGGCCGAGATccgcgccgccgctcccggcaG GTACCGCTACTACCAGAACGTCTGCGCCCAGAGCTACTCCTTCGCCTGGTGGGACTGGGCGCGCTGGGAGCGGGAGATCGACTGGATGGCGCTGAGCGGCATCAACCTGGCACCGGCTTTCGCGGGGCAGGAGGCGGTCTGGCAGCGG GTTTACCGTAACCTGGGGCTGAATCAGTCGGAGATCGACAAGTACTTCACGGGCCCCGCGTTCCTGGCCTGGAACAGAATGGGCAACCTCCGCCGCTGGGCCgggccgctgccgcccgcctGGCACTTCAAGCAGCTCTACCTGCAG TACCGGATCGTGGAGCGGATGCGCTCGCTGGGGATGACCACGGTGCTGCCGGCCTTCGCGGGCCACGTGCCGCAGGGGATCCTTCG GGTCTTCCCACATGTGAATGCCACTCGCCTGGGGCGCTGGAGCCACTTCGACTGCACCTACTCATGCATCTACCTGCTGGACCCAGAGGACCCCATGTTCCAGGTGATCGGGACCCTCTTCCTGAAGGAGCTGATCAAGGAGTTTGGCACAGACCATGTTTATAGTGCAGACACCTTCAACGAGATGACCCCCCTCTCCTCTGACCCTGCCTATCTGTCCAGAGTCAGCAATGCTGTTTTCAGGTCGATGACAGGAG CTGACCCCAAGGCACTGTGGCTGATGCAGGGCTGGCTCTTCCAGCATCAGCCTGACTtctggcagccagcacaggtgCGGGCCCTGCTGCATGGAGTGCCCCTTGGCAGGATGATTGTCCTTGACCTCTTTGCTGAGTCCAAGCCTGTCTACCAGTGGACAGAGTCCTTCTATGGACAGCCCTTCATCTGGTGCATGTTGCACAACTTCGGGGGCAACCACGGCCTCTTTGGCACGGTGGAGGCCATCAACCACGGCCCCTTCGCAGCTCGACGCTTCCCCAACTCCACCATGGTGGGCACGGGGCTGGTGCCCGAGGGCATCGAGCAGAACGACATGGTGTACGAGCTGATGAACGAGCTGGGCTGGCGTCAGGAGCCCCTCGACCTGCCCAGCTGGGTGACCCGCTACGCCGAGCGCCGCTACGGTGCCCCGAGCGCTGCGGCAGCCGGCGCCTGGCGCCTGCTCCTCCGCAGCGTCTACAACTGCACCGGCGTCTGCGTCAACCACAACCGCAGCCCCCTGGTGCGCCGGCCCTCGCTGCACATGGACACGGAGCTCTGGTACAACGCCAGCGACGTGTACGAGGCCTGGCGCCTGCTGCTGAGCGCTGGCGCCGAGCTGGGCCACAGCCCCACCTTCCTCTACGACCTGGTGGACGTGACCCggcaggcagcccagcagctggtCAGTGACTACTACCTGAGCATCCGCCAGGCCTTCCAGAGCCACGCGCTGCCGGAGCTGCTGACGGCCGGTGGCGTGCTGGTGTACgacctgctgccagagctggacAGCCTCTTGTCCAGCCACAGCCTCTTCCTCCTCGGCCGCTGGCTGGAGAGCGCCCGTGCCACGGCCACCAGTGACCGGGAGGCTGAGCAGTATGAGCTGAATGCCCGGAACCAGGTGACGCTCTGGGGGCCCAGCGGAAACATTCTGGACTACGCCAACAAGCAGCTGGGGGGGCTGGTGCTGGATTACTACACTGTGCGCTGGAGCCTCTTCGTCTCTGCTCTGGTGGAGAGCCTCAACTCAGGCCGCCCCTTCCACCAGGACCAGTTCAACCAGGCTGTCTTCCAAGTGGAGAGAGGCTTCATCTACAACAAGAAGCGCtacccagctgtgccagctggggaTACCATGGAGATCTCCAGGAAGCTGTTCCTCAAATACTACCCCAGCGCCCTGCGGCGCAGCTTGGCTGGGCCTGCGTGA
- the MLX gene encoding max-like protein X isoform X1 has protein sequence MAEPPGAPAEDSWGKVGPGSGRAGPPGAAGATGRGSWRPGRVDAAYGDNGLDSALFMENARKGSIVSRANSIGSTSASSVPNTDDEDSDYHQESYKESYKDKRRRAHTQAEQKRRDAIKKGYNDLQAIVPTCEQQDFSISSQKLSKAIVLQKTIDYIQFLHKEKKKQEEEVATLRKDVMALKIMKVNYEQIVKAHQDNPNEGKNQISDEVKFNVFQGIMDSLFQSFNASISVTSFQELSACVFSWIEEHCKPQTLRDVVIGVLHKVKNQLY, from the exons ATGGCGGAGCCGCCGGGCGCCCCGGCCGAGGACTCGTGGGGGAAGGTGGGGCCGGGATCGGGTCGGGCCGGGCCGCCGGGTGCCGCGGGGGCGACGGGACGGGGCTCGTGGCGGCCGGGCAGG GTGGACGCGGCCTACGGCGACAATGGCCTGGACTCCG CACTCTTCATGGAAAATGCCCGGAAAGGCAGCATAGTGTCCCGGGCCAACAGCATCGGCTCCACCAGTGCTTCTTCTGTCCCCAACACAG ATGATGAGGACAGTGACTACCATCAGGAGTCCTACAAGGAGTCCTACAAGGACAAGCGCCGCCGGGCACACACGCAGGCTGAGCAGAAGCGCAGAGATGCCATCAAG AAAGGCTACAATGACTTGCAGGCCATCGTCCCcacctgtgagcagcaggatttCTCCATCAGCTCACAGAAGCTGAGCAAGGCCATTGTGCTCCAGAAAA CTATTGACTACATCCAGTTCctgcacaaggaaaagaaaaagcaggaggaggaagttGCTACCCTCAGGAAAGATGTGATGGCCTTGAAGATCATGAAAGT GAACTATGAGCAGATTGTGAAAGCTCATCAGGACAACCCAAATGAGGGGAAGAACCAGATCTCTGACGAGGTGAAGTTCAATGTTTTCCAAGGCATCATGGACTCCCTGTTCCAGTCTTTCAATGCCTCAATCTCTGTAACGAGTTTCCAGGAGCTCTCAGCATGTGTCTTCAGCTGGATTGAGGAGCACTGCAAGCCCCAG ACGCTGCGGGATGTTGTCATCGGGGTCCTGCACAAGGTGAAGAACCAGCTCTACTGA
- the MLX gene encoding max-like protein X isoform X3 has protein sequence MAEPPGAPAEDSWGKVDAAYGDNGLDSALFMENARKGSIVSRANSIGSTSASSVPNTDDEDSDYHQESYKESYKDKRRRAHTQAEQKRRDAIKKGYNDLQAIVPTCEQQDFSISSQKLSKAIVLQKTIDYIQFLHKEKKKQEEEVATLRKDVMALKIMKVNYEQIVKAHQDNPNEGKNQISDEVKFNVFQGIMDSLFQSFNASISVTSFQELSACVFSWIEEHCKPQTLRDVVIGVLHKVKNQLY, from the exons ATGGCGGAGCCGCCGGGCGCCCCGGCCGAGGACTCGTGGGGGAAG GTGGACGCGGCCTACGGCGACAATGGCCTGGACTCCG CACTCTTCATGGAAAATGCCCGGAAAGGCAGCATAGTGTCCCGGGCCAACAGCATCGGCTCCACCAGTGCTTCTTCTGTCCCCAACACAG ATGATGAGGACAGTGACTACCATCAGGAGTCCTACAAGGAGTCCTACAAGGACAAGCGCCGCCGGGCACACACGCAGGCTGAGCAGAAGCGCAGAGATGCCATCAAG AAAGGCTACAATGACTTGCAGGCCATCGTCCCcacctgtgagcagcaggatttCTCCATCAGCTCACAGAAGCTGAGCAAGGCCATTGTGCTCCAGAAAA CTATTGACTACATCCAGTTCctgcacaaggaaaagaaaaagcaggaggaggaagttGCTACCCTCAGGAAAGATGTGATGGCCTTGAAGATCATGAAAGT GAACTATGAGCAGATTGTGAAAGCTCATCAGGACAACCCAAATGAGGGGAAGAACCAGATCTCTGACGAGGTGAAGTTCAATGTTTTCCAAGGCATCATGGACTCCCTGTTCCAGTCTTTCAATGCCTCAATCTCTGTAACGAGTTTCCAGGAGCTCTCAGCATGTGTCTTCAGCTGGATTGAGGAGCACTGCAAGCCCCAG ACGCTGCGGGATGTTGTCATCGGGGTCCTGCACAAGGTGAAGAACCAGCTCTACTGA
- the HSD17B1 gene encoding LOW QUALITY PROTEIN: 17-beta-hydroxysteroid dehydrogenase type 1 (The sequence of the model RefSeq protein was modified relative to this genomic sequence to represent the inferred CDS: inserted 2 bases in 1 codon) gives MERTTVLITGCSSGIGLGLAAHLAADATRRFKGKGGAPGVPGGLWAGPGRAXGGGLGFVLAVELGGTAAHGHTLSPVYATMRDLAKAEQLLQRLGGNCPDTLEVLQLDVTDPCSLAAAAQRLQGQRLDVLVCNAGVGLMGPLETCSDQAMKTLFDVNLFGAVRTIQAFLPAMKSRRAGRIIVSSSIGGLQGGTPSALWHREPWARVLVLRVRLCPGLPFNAVYCASKFAVEGLCESLAIVLRPFNIHLTLVECGPVHTSFQANLQRPDPEGSEMRRLDAETQGLYRRYLGHCQSIFRDAAQEVEEVLPMFLDAIGSPCPPLRCASTQLLAPLCRLRLNSPDGSAYVRAMHDFVFGGSEAGGEQR, from the exons atGGAGAGAACCACGGTGCTGATCACAGGCTGCTCCTCGGGCATCggcctggggctggctgcacACCTGGCAGCCGATGCCACTCGCCGGTTCAAAGGTAAAGGGGGTGCCCCGGGGGTCCCAGGTGGTCTctgggctgggccaggcagagc tgggggtGGGCTGGGGTTCGTGCTGGCTGTGGAGCTCGGTGGCACTGCTGCCCATGGCCACACTCTCTCCCCAGTTTATGCCACCATGCGTGacctggccaaggctgagcagctgctgcagcgcCTGGGGGGCAACTGCCCCGACACGCTGGAGGTCCTGCAGCTGGATGTCACTGACCCCTGCTcgctggcagctgctgcacagcgGCTGCAGGGACAGCGGCTGGATGTGCTGG TCTGCAATGCAGGGGTGGGGCTGATGGGACCGCTGGAGACCTGCTCCGACCAAGCCATGAAAACTCTCTTCGATGTGAACCTGTTCGGGGCTGTCCGCACCATCCAGGCGTTCCTGCCTGCCATGAAGAGCCGCAGGGCAGGGCGGATCATTGTCTCCAGCAGCATTGGGGGGCTGCAAGGTGGGACCCCCAGcgccctgtggcacagggagccgTGGGCAAGAGTTCTGGTGCTCAGGGTGcggctctgcccagggctgcccttcAACGCCGTGTACTGTGCCAGCAAGTTTGCAGTGGAGGGGCTGTGCGAGAGTCTGGCCATCGTCCTGCGCCCCTTCAACATCCA CCTGACCCTGGTGGAGTGCGGGCCCGTCCACACCAGCTTCCAGGCCAACCTGCAGCGCCCCGACCCCGAGGGCAGCGAGATGCGGCGCCTGGACGCCGAGACACAGGGGCTGTACCGCCGGTacctggggcactgccagagcaTCTTCCGCGACGCGGCGCAGGAGGTGGAGGAGGTCCTGCCG ATGTTCCTGGACGCCATCGGCAGCCCCTGCCCGCCCCTTCGCTGCgccagcacccagctcctggccccGCTCTGCCGCCTGCGGCTGAACAGCCCCGACGGCTCCGCGTACGTCCGCGCCATGCACGACTTCGTGTTCGGCGGCAGCGAGGCCGGCGGGGAGCAGCGCTGA
- the COASY gene encoding bifunctional coenzyme A synthase: MPPFASGLLVLTAPLPALPRRAAGLVAAAAGLVAGPLYVHLQPGLRLGGPAAGPAAPPAGPALLRALAALYTAAAARRGLDLRVLLGPGRRLARQPRVLLAAAAEEPGPPEPVQLGLQRLAAAVYGCPPSLPALLLGEDTAGDAAGDPEGDPGQDPDATLPEFSDVAVGGTFDRLHGAHRLLLSACCLVARRRLLAGVADGDLLRHKVLPELIEPYELRAAKLREFLEDVKPSLCYDIVPLADPFGPSITDPDLQCLVVSEETRRGGEAVNRKRLENGLPELTLHEIQLMKDPVRSQNEEEKISSSSLRQRLLGTLLQPPRQHPALPLRPYMIGLTGGTGSGKTSIAKLLGQLGAFIIDADKLGHAVYVPGGPAYEPVVAAFGAEILNKDGTINRKVLGAKVFGNQERLKSLTDIVWPKIAQMAKERVREADAQGKAVCVLDAAVLLEAGWQDMVHEVWTAIIPEEEAVRRIVARDGLTEEAARHRLQSQMTNKQRVEQSQVVLCTLWEPDITRQQVQKAWDLLQKRLSS, from the exons ATGCCGCCCTTCGCCTcggggctgctggtgctgacGGCGCCGCTGCCCGCGCTgccccggcgggcggcggggctggtggcggcggcggcggggctggtGGCGGGGCCGCTGTACGTGCATCTGCAGCCGGGGCTGCGGCtgggcggccccgccgccggtcccgccgcgccgcccgcggGCCCCGCGCTGCTGCGGGCTCTGGCCGCGCTGTacacggcggcggcggcgcggcgggggctGGACCTGCGCGTCCTGCTCGGGCCCGGCCGCCGCCTGGCGCGGCAGCCCCGCGTCCTGCTGGCGGCCGCCGCCGAGGAGCCGGGGCCGCCGGAGCCGGTGCAGCTCGGGCTGCAGCGCCTGGCCGCGGCTGTGTACGGCTGCCCGCCGAGCCTGCCCGCGCTGCTGCTGGGCGAGGACACCGCGGGGGACGCCGCGGGCGACCCCGAGGGGGACCCCGGGCAGGATCCTGACGCGACCCTCCCCGAATTCTCGGACGTGGCGGTTGGCGGCACCTTCGACCGGCTGCACGGCGCCCACCGGCTCCTGCTCAGCGCCTGCTGCCTCGTGGCCCGGCGGCGGCTCCTGGCCGGAGTGGCTGACGGAGACCTGCTCCGCC ACAAGGTCCTGCCGGAGCTGATCGAGCCTTACGAGCTGCGGGCGGCGAAGCTGCGCGAGTTCTTGGAGGATGTGAAGCCCTCACTGTGCTACGACATCGTGCCTCTGGCCGACCCCTTCGGCCCCTCAATCACAGACCCCGACCTGCAGTGCCTGGTGGTCAGCGAGGAGACCCGCCGGGGAGGGGAGGCCGTGAACAGGAAAAGACTTGAAAAC GGACTCCCTGAGCTGACTCTCCATGAAATCCAATTGATGAAGGACCCTGTCCGCAGTCAGAACGAGGAGGAGAAGatcagctcctccagcctccggcagaggctgctgggaacactgctgcagcccccacGG CAACACCCAGCTCTGCCGCTGCGCCCGTACATGATTGGCCtgactgggggaactgggagtgggAAAACCTCCATTGCCAAactcctggggcagctgggtGCGTTCATCATCGACGCTGACAAGCTGGGCCACGCCGTCTACGTCCCTGGTGGCCCGGCCTACGAGCCAGTGGTGGCGGCCTTTGGGGCAG AGATCCTGAACAAAGATGGAACGATTAACAGGAAAGTCCTTGGGGCAAAAGTGTTTGGAAACCAG GAGCGACTGAAGAGCCTGACAGACATTGTGTGGCCCAAAATAGCCCAGATGGCGAAGGAGAGAGTCAGGGAGGCTGATGCTCAAG GGAAGGCAGTATGTGTGCTGGAcgctgctgtgctgctggaggccGGCTGGCAGGACATGGTCCACGAGGTGTGGACAGCCATCATCCCGGAGGAAGAG gctgtgagGCGCATTGTGGCCAGGGATGGGCTGACTGAGGAGGCTGCTCGGCACCGGCTGCAGAGCCAGATGACCAACAAGCAGCGGGTAGAGCAGTCACAGGTGGTGCTCTGCACCCTCTGGGAGCCGGACATCACCCGCCAGCAG GTGCAGAAGGCCTGGGACCTGCTGCAGAAGCGCCTGAGCTCGTGA